In Venenivibrio stagnispumantis, a genomic segment contains:
- a CDS encoding type II toxin-antitoxin system HicB family antitoxin, whose translation MKTLSYRVLLRKEPEGGYTVIVPSLPGCVTYGDTIEEAIEMAKEAIELYIESLKEHNEEIPTEEETFEYNLRLEANV comes from the coding sequence ATTAAGCTATAGGGTTCTACTTAGAAAAGAGCCTGAGGGTGGTTATACAGTAATAGTTCCTTCTCTTCCTGGTTGTGTAACCTATGGAGATACAATAGAGGAAGCAATTGAAATGGCAAAAGAGGCTATTGAGTTATACATAGAAAGCTTAAAGGAACATAACGAAGAAATACCAACGGAAGAAGAAACTTTTGAATATAATTTAAGATTAGAAGCTAATGTCTAA
- a CDS encoding zinc ribbon domain-containing protein, giving the protein MNERIIGAYKYRHFGNKGKVDKILQVLKEYRKTAKDIAKIQWNLFFKQGNFNEYNEVKNIKSKLSERYKQTCQSQLVGILESYISNRQNDFVEIVYNSSLDKDTKFILFVINKSKVWFNEKLQKAVLKDKKGKVIKELPINKYHYKLARKILKHTFKQNKFPSFKNISMNLDKKVMDIQKKKDGKAKSFDYWVSITTLEKRRPVYIPLKTNSYAEKLDGKFLNFIQVNEKDNDIEIRLVKELNKKEEYIPQTDILAIDIGLNPLFATDKGDLFGRCFKDYLIQLDAKITKRMQYLQKNNIKPSKDKKYKKLVQKFRDFLKSEINRIFNRIIEIYKPKVIVLEKLDFRSPDLSKRLNRLISNFGKRYINEKIERIKQFYGIEVIFINPAYTSQECSNCGYIDKDNRKDTHTFECKACGNKINAQVNGARNIFRRSSLGEITPYTSKKKVLQILVKQYLERYKGCNSAPCELLMNNPYYRDYLSNSKPLMCVE; this is encoded by the coding sequence ATGAATGAAAGAATTATCGGAGCATATAAATATAGGCATTTTGGTAATAAAGGTAAAGTAGATAAGATATTGCAAGTTCTTAAAGAATACAGAAAAACTGCAAAAGATATTGCAAAGATACAATGGAATTTATTTTTTAAACAAGGTAATTTTAATGAATATAATGAAGTAAAAAATATTAAAAGCAAGTTATCAGAAAGATACAAACAAACTTGCCAATCACAATTAGTAGGTATTTTGGAAAGCTATATTTCAAACAGACAAAATGATTTTGTAGAGATTGTTTATAATAGCAGTTTAGATAAAGATACAAAATTCATATTATTCGTTATAAACAAATCAAAGGTTTGGTTTAATGAAAAATTACAAAAAGCAGTTTTAAAAGATAAGAAAGGTAAAGTTATAAAGGAACTACCGATAAATAAATATCATTACAAATTAGCAAGAAAAATATTAAAACATACATTTAAACAAAATAAATTTCCATCTTTTAAAAATATATCAATGAATTTAGATAAAAAAGTAATGGATATACAGAAAAAGAAAGATGGTAAAGCAAAATCATTTGATTATTGGGTTTCCATTACTACATTAGAAAAAAGAAGACCGGTTTATATTCCATTAAAAACAAATAGTTATGCAGAAAAATTAGATGGTAAATTTTTGAATTTTATCCAAGTTAATGAGAAAGATAATGATATTGAAATAAGATTAGTAAAAGAGTTAAATAAAAAAGAAGAATATATTCCGCAAACAGATATATTGGCAATAGATATAGGATTAAATCCATTATTTGCTACTGATAAAGGGGATTTGTTTGGAAGATGTTTTAAGGATTATTTGATACAATTAGATGCAAAAATAACAAAAAGAATGCAATATTTACAAAAGAATAATATAAAACCGTCAAAAGATAAAAAATATAAAAAGTTAGTTCAAAAATTTAGAGATTTCTTAAAAAGTGAAATAAATAGGATTTTTAACAGGATAATAGAGATTTATAAACCAAAGGTAATAGTATTAGAGAAACTTGATTTTAGAAGTCCGGATTTATCAAAAAGATTAAACAGATTAATATCAAATTTCGGAAAAAGATATATAAATGAAAAAATAGAAAGAATAAAGCAATTCTATGGTATAGAAGTTATTTTTATAAATCCTGCATATACATCACAAGAATGCAGTAATTGTGGATATATAGATAAAGACAACAGAAAAGATACTCATACTTTTGAATGTAAAGCCTGTGGAAATAAAATAAATGCACAAGTAAATGGAGCAAGGAATATCTTCAGGAGAAGTTCTCTTGGAGAGATAACACCATACACATCAAAAAAGAAAGTCCTTCAAATATTGGTAAAACAATATTTGGAGAGATACAAAGGGTGTAATAGTGCTCCCTGTGAATTACTGATGAATAATCCTTATTATCGGGATTATCTTAGTAATTCCAAACCCCTGATGTGTGTGGAATAG
- a CDS encoding type II toxin-antitoxin system HicA family toxin produces the protein MSKLPSLTPQEIIKVLEKKGFVLDRIKGSHHIYYHPEMKRRVVVPLHKRDLPKGTLFEILKQAGI, from the coding sequence ATGTCTAAACTCCCATCTCTCACTCCCCAAGAAATTATCAAAGTGCTTGAAAAGAAAGGATTTGTATTAGATAGGATTAAAGGAAGCCATCATATTTACTACCATCCTGAAATGAAAAGAAGAGTTGTTGTTCCTCTTCATAAAAGAGATTTACCAAAGGGGACATTGTTTGAAATCTTAAAACAAGCAGGTATATGA